One window of the Xenopus tropicalis strain Nigerian chromosome 10, UCB_Xtro_10.0, whole genome shotgun sequence genome contains the following:
- the LOC116407932 gene encoding spidroin-1-like, with amino-acid sequence MGFGGRHEASGGAGRGLGRGRALGGAGMAALGGAGMGLTSGMRPGGAGMGPYERAAWSLGKGGHGLWRVGMEPWEGRAWGFGRGGHGALGGAGMGPYEGRAWGLGKGGHGAL; translated from the coding sequence ATGGGCTTTGGAGGGCGGCATGAAGCCTCTggaggggcgggcaggggcttGGGGAGGGGCAGGGCCTTGGGAGGGGCGGGCATGGCGGCCCTGGGAGGGGCGGGCATGGGCCTTACAAGCGGCATGCGCCCTGGAGGGGCGGGCATGGGGCCTTACGAGCGGGCGGCATGGAGCCTTGGGAAGGGTGGGCATGGGCTTTGGAGGGTGGGCATGGAGCCTTGGGAGGGGCGGGCATGGGGCTTTGGGAGGGGCGGGCATGGGGCTTTGGGAGGGGCGGGCATGGGGCCTTACGAGGGGCGGGCATGGGGCCTTGGGAAGGGCGGGCATGGGGCCTTATGA